A genomic window from Lycium barbarum isolate Lr01 chromosome 4, ASM1917538v2, whole genome shotgun sequence includes:
- the LOC132637777 gene encoding uncharacterized protein LOC132637777, which translates to MKNYFIKVPKSSLDSHDQPNPEENANHSEVPLLSSQEFDLNSLKHDLGERTQILDFHPNHRDVIRREYLRRDPCQPRLKEYPKIEVSGYMRHYNIHQGGGDVFSTIGFKSWQKKKSLKKHVGGRNSIHNQARKNCEDLERQEQSIQSTLVRQDTQFKHEYRFRLTASVDVVRLLLNQELAFRGHDESKSSLSRVNFLETLSWYFERCDTIKDFVLKHAPQNDQMTSPMIQKEIVTACKIETIKTILEELNGDYFSLLVDESFDVSHKEQMAIVLRYVDRMGFVMEQLIDIIHVQDTRVSSLKEAIVNLRAQHSLSLSYVFVQCYDGGSNMQGRISGLEMLISILNMLGASFKRMDEYRESQKKRIQEALDMGELETGRGLHQEFGLTRACDTRWGSHYKSFSC; encoded by the exons ATGAAGAATTATTTTATCAAAGTTCCAAAATCAAGTTTGGACTCTCATGATCAACCTAATCCAGAAGAAAATGCCAACCACTCAGAAGTACCATTGCTTTCTTCTCAGGAATTTGATTTGAATTCTTTAAAGCATGATCTGGGTGAAAGAACTCAAATCTTGGACTTTCATCCAAATCATCGTGATGTTATTCGAAGAGAATACCTTAGGAGAGATCCTTGTCAACCTCGGCTTAAAGAGTATCCTAAAATAGAAGTTTCTGGATACATGCGTC ACTATAATATTCATCAAGGTGGGGGTGATGTATTTTCCACCATAGGGTTTAAGAGTTGGCAAAAAAAGAAGAGTCTTAAAAAACATGTTGGTGGCCGAAATAGCATTCATAATCAGGCAAGAAAGAATTGTGAAGATCTAGAGCGACAAGAACAATCTATTCAATCTACACTTGTGAGGCAAGATACTCAATTTAAGCATGAGTATCGGTTCCGCTTAACTGCTTCAGTTGATGTTGTAAGGCTTCTTTTGAATCAGGAATTGGCATTTCGGGGTCATGATGAATCTAAATCATCACTTAGCAGAGTTAATTTTCTTGAAACTCTTTCATGGTATTTTGAAAGGTGTGATACCATTAAAGATTTTGTATTGAAACATGCTCCACAAAATGATCAGATGACTTCTCCAATGATTCAAAAAGAAATTGTGACTGCGTGCAAAATTGAAACAATTAAGACTATCCTAGAAGAATTAAATGGTGATTACTTTTCCTTGTTAGTTGATGAATCTTTTGATGTGTCGCACAAGGAGCAAATGGCCATTGTTTTACGATATGTTGATAGAATGGGATTTGTGATGGAGCAACTTATTGACATTATTCATGTTCAAGATACTCGTGTATCATCTCTAAAAGAAGCAATTGTTAATTTACGTGCTCAACATTCCTTGAGTCTTTCTTATGTATTTGTACAATGCTACGATGGGGGAAGTAATATGCAAGGTAGAATCAGTGGCCTTGAAATGTTGATTAG TATTTTGAATATGTTGGGAGCTTCTTTTAAACGCATGGATGAATATCGAGAATCTCAAAAGAAAAGAATTCAAGAGGCATTAGATATGGGTGAACTTGAAACTGGTAGGGGCTTGCATCAAGAATTTGGTCTTACTAGAGCTTGTGATACTCGTTGGGGATCCCACTACAAATCTtttagttgttga
- the LOC132636438 gene encoding transcription factor GTE4-like isoform X2, whose protein sequence is MASNADDLNYKESLRWGNPTKVYTRKRRRIQKTDLSTTDTADTTATTPISAVPDVITSNEGSGNDENNNNDVLQPSSRTLESREAKSAEKSPEQRLQHREEEEAEPQLKDSSPRNLEDGRDSDHVELINGGDLQEDTRGSPVVDLDGRDVAEVGGGPIGEVREATVKPVISRVEDRVRINLTGGRSRDEIRDLRRALEGELDQIRTVITKLEAKELQLTTTYNTSTINGGVNNNVGRISAIPGGGVNSYNHPQYMDIGVMNSRSLVRVNSEVGLVGYPELRPFQPPPRVAVAESNNGVAEFVEKEKRTPKANQYYTNSEFLLGKDRLPPESNKKLKPNGARRKHSGESEQGYSFGFGFGFDKHRNQVFKRCSNVLQRLMKHKHGWVFNEPVNVEALGLHDYLDIIKHPMDLGTIKTRLSQNWYKSPREFAEDVRLVFRNAMTYNPKGHDVHVMAEQLLKIFEERWAVIETECNPDWRHQMYHDAGLPTPTSRKVPHPSPFARAPPATQVRIPAPQVRTLDRSESMTGPADFRSKPSRIAHVGRIPVPKKPKANDPNKRDMTYEEKQRLSTNLQSLPSEKLDAIVQIIKKRNTSLSQHDDEIEVDIDSVDAETLWELDRFVTNYKKNLSKQRRKIELALQARGTARTAPVSNSASMVAGALNNNTEAGRQVDNASRSSSSSSSSSDSGSSSSDSDSDSSSGDGSEAGS, encoded by the exons ATGGCTTCAAATGCCGATGATTTGAATTACAAAGAAAGCTTACGTTGGGGAAACCCTACCAAAGTTTATACCCGGAAGCGTCGAAGGATTCAAAAAACCGACCTGAGCACCACCGATACCGCAGATACCACCGCCACCACCCCGATCTCTGCCGTGCCAGATGTTATTACCTCCAACGAGGGGAGCGGCAATGATgagaataataataatgatgttttACAGCCATCTTCGCGAACCCTAGAGAGCAGGGAAGCGAAATCTGCGGAAAAATCACCGGAGCAGCGGTTACAGCACCGGGAGGAGGAGGAGGCGGAACCGCAATTGAAGGATTCGTCTCCTCGTAATTTGGAAGATGGAAGGGATAGTGACCATGTGGAATTGATAAATGGTGGAGATTTGCAGGAAGATACCCGTGGATCACCGGTGGTAGATTTAGATGGTAGAGATGTCGCTGAGGTTGGTGGTGGCCCGATTGGGGAAGTCCGGGAGGCGACAGTGAAGCCGGTAATTTCTAGGGTTGAAGATAGAGTTAGGATTAATTTAACAGGAGGAAGGTCGAGAGATGAGATTAGAGATCTTAGGAGGGCGTTAGAAGGTGAGCTTGATCAGATTAGGACTGTAATTACGAAGCTTGAAGCCAAGGAGCTTCAGCTGACCACCACATATAATACTAGTACTATTAATGGTGGTGTTAATAATAATGTTGGTAGGATTAGCGCTATTCCTGGCGGTGGTGTTAATTCTTATAATCATCCACAATATATGGATATTGGTGTGATGAATAGTAGGTCTTTAGTGCGAGTGAATTCCGAGGTGGGTTTGGTGGGGTACCCTGAATTGAGACCATTCCAGCCACCACCAAGGGTTGCAGTTGCGGAAAGCAATAATGGAGTTGCTGAATTTGTGGAGAAGGAGAAGAGGACCCCGAAGGCCAATCAGTATTACACTAATTCCGAGTTCCTACTTGGGAAGGATAGACTGCCTCCGGAAAGCAATAAAAAATTGAAGCCAAATGGTGCTAGAAGGAAGCACAGTGGCGAGTCGGAGCAGGGCTATTCAtttggctttggctttggctttgATAAGCATAGAAATCAGGTGTTTAAGAGATGCAGTAATGTGCTTCAGAGGTTAATGAAACACAAACATGGTTGGGTGTTTAATGAGCCAGTGAATGTGGAGGCTCTTGGGTTGCATGATTATCTTGATATCATTAAGCATCCTATGGATTTAGGCACTATTAAAACTAGGCTATCTCAGAATTGGTACAAGTCTCCCAGGGAGTTTGCTGAGGATGTAAGACTCGTCTTTCGTAATGCCATGACATATAATCCTAAAGGACATGATGTTCATGTTATGGCGGAACAGTTGTTAAAGATTTTTGAAGAGAGGTGGGCTGTTATAGAGACCGAGTGTAATCCAGATTGGAGGCATCAAATGTATCACGATGCAGGTTTGCCTACCCCCACTTCAAGAAAGGTCCCGCACCCTTCTCCCTTTGCCCGTGCTCCACCTGCTACCCAAGTAAGGATACCTGCTCCCCAAGTAAGGACTTTGGATAGGTCGGAGTCGATGACTGGACCAGCTGATTTCAGGTCCAAGCCGTCGCGTATTGCTCATGTTGGTAGGATACCAGTTCCTAAGAAACCTAAAGCAAATGATCCCAATAAAAGGGATATGACCTACGAAGAAAAGCAGAGACTCAGCACAAATCTTCAGAGTTTACCTTCAGAAAAGCTTGATGCTATTGTTCAGATTATTAAGAAGAGGAACACATCACTTAGTCAACATGATGATGAGATCGAAGTAGACATAGACAGTGTTGATGCGGAAACCCTCTGGGAGCTTGATAGGTTTGTGACCAATTACAAAAAGAATTTAAGCAAGCAGAGGAGAAAAATTGAACTTGCTCTGCAGGCCAGAGGAACTGCACGGACTGCTCCAGTTTCG AACTCTGCCTCTATGGTTGCTGGTGCACTGAACAATAATACTG AAGCTGGAAGACAGGTGGATAATGCAAGTAGGTCTAGTAGTTCAAGCAGTTCTAGCAGCGATTCAGGGTCATCCTCAAGTG ATTCCGATAGTGATAGTTCCTCTGGTGATGGATCAGAAGCGGGCAGTTGA
- the LOC132636438 gene encoding transcription factor GTE4-like isoform X1, whose amino-acid sequence MASNADDLNYKESLRWGNPTKVYTRKRRRIQKTDLSTTDTADTTATTPISAVPDVITSNEGSGNDENNNNDVLQPSSRTLESREAKSAEKSPEQRLQHREEEEAEPQLKDSSPRNLEDGRDSDHVELINGGDLQEDTRGSPVVDLDGRDVAEVGGGPIGEVREATVKPVISRVEDRVRINLTGGRSRDEIRDLRRALEGELDQIRTVITKLEAKELQLTTTYNTSTINGGVNNNVGRISAIPGGGVNSYNHPQYMDIGVMNSRSLVRVNSEVGLVGYPELRPFQPPPRVAVAESNNGVAEFVEKEKRTPKANQYYTNSEFLLGKDRLPPESNKKLKPNGARRKHSGESEQGYSFGFGFGFDKHRNQVFKRCSNVLQRLMKHKHGWVFNEPVNVEALGLHDYLDIIKHPMDLGTIKTRLSQNWYKSPREFAEDVRLVFRNAMTYNPKGHDVHVMAEQLLKIFEERWAVIETECNPDWRHQMYHDAGLPTPTSRKVPHPSPFARAPPATQVRIPAPQVRTLDRSESMTGPADFRSKPSRIAHVGRIPVPKKPKANDPNKRDMTYEEKQRLSTNLQSLPSEKLDAIVQIIKKRNTSLSQHDDEIEVDIDSVDAETLWELDRFVTNYKKNLSKQRRKIELALQARGTARTAPVSNSASMVAGALNNNTGPATNAEAGRQVDNASRSSSSSSSSSDSGSSSSDSDSDSSSGDGSEAGS is encoded by the exons ATGGCTTCAAATGCCGATGATTTGAATTACAAAGAAAGCTTACGTTGGGGAAACCCTACCAAAGTTTATACCCGGAAGCGTCGAAGGATTCAAAAAACCGACCTGAGCACCACCGATACCGCAGATACCACCGCCACCACCCCGATCTCTGCCGTGCCAGATGTTATTACCTCCAACGAGGGGAGCGGCAATGATgagaataataataatgatgttttACAGCCATCTTCGCGAACCCTAGAGAGCAGGGAAGCGAAATCTGCGGAAAAATCACCGGAGCAGCGGTTACAGCACCGGGAGGAGGAGGAGGCGGAACCGCAATTGAAGGATTCGTCTCCTCGTAATTTGGAAGATGGAAGGGATAGTGACCATGTGGAATTGATAAATGGTGGAGATTTGCAGGAAGATACCCGTGGATCACCGGTGGTAGATTTAGATGGTAGAGATGTCGCTGAGGTTGGTGGTGGCCCGATTGGGGAAGTCCGGGAGGCGACAGTGAAGCCGGTAATTTCTAGGGTTGAAGATAGAGTTAGGATTAATTTAACAGGAGGAAGGTCGAGAGATGAGATTAGAGATCTTAGGAGGGCGTTAGAAGGTGAGCTTGATCAGATTAGGACTGTAATTACGAAGCTTGAAGCCAAGGAGCTTCAGCTGACCACCACATATAATACTAGTACTATTAATGGTGGTGTTAATAATAATGTTGGTAGGATTAGCGCTATTCCTGGCGGTGGTGTTAATTCTTATAATCATCCACAATATATGGATATTGGTGTGATGAATAGTAGGTCTTTAGTGCGAGTGAATTCCGAGGTGGGTTTGGTGGGGTACCCTGAATTGAGACCATTCCAGCCACCACCAAGGGTTGCAGTTGCGGAAAGCAATAATGGAGTTGCTGAATTTGTGGAGAAGGAGAAGAGGACCCCGAAGGCCAATCAGTATTACACTAATTCCGAGTTCCTACTTGGGAAGGATAGACTGCCTCCGGAAAGCAATAAAAAATTGAAGCCAAATGGTGCTAGAAGGAAGCACAGTGGCGAGTCGGAGCAGGGCTATTCAtttggctttggctttggctttgATAAGCATAGAAATCAGGTGTTTAAGAGATGCAGTAATGTGCTTCAGAGGTTAATGAAACACAAACATGGTTGGGTGTTTAATGAGCCAGTGAATGTGGAGGCTCTTGGGTTGCATGATTATCTTGATATCATTAAGCATCCTATGGATTTAGGCACTATTAAAACTAGGCTATCTCAGAATTGGTACAAGTCTCCCAGGGAGTTTGCTGAGGATGTAAGACTCGTCTTTCGTAATGCCATGACATATAATCCTAAAGGACATGATGTTCATGTTATGGCGGAACAGTTGTTAAAGATTTTTGAAGAGAGGTGGGCTGTTATAGAGACCGAGTGTAATCCAGATTGGAGGCATCAAATGTATCACGATGCAGGTTTGCCTACCCCCACTTCAAGAAAGGTCCCGCACCCTTCTCCCTTTGCCCGTGCTCCACCTGCTACCCAAGTAAGGATACCTGCTCCCCAAGTAAGGACTTTGGATAGGTCGGAGTCGATGACTGGACCAGCTGATTTCAGGTCCAAGCCGTCGCGTATTGCTCATGTTGGTAGGATACCAGTTCCTAAGAAACCTAAAGCAAATGATCCCAATAAAAGGGATATGACCTACGAAGAAAAGCAGAGACTCAGCACAAATCTTCAGAGTTTACCTTCAGAAAAGCTTGATGCTATTGTTCAGATTATTAAGAAGAGGAACACATCACTTAGTCAACATGATGATGAGATCGAAGTAGACATAGACAGTGTTGATGCGGAAACCCTCTGGGAGCTTGATAGGTTTGTGACCAATTACAAAAAGAATTTAAGCAAGCAGAGGAGAAAAATTGAACTTGCTCTGCAGGCCAGAGGAACTGCACGGACTGCTCCAGTTTCG AACTCTGCCTCTATGGTTGCTGGTGCACTGAACAATAATACTG GTCCTGCTACAAATGCAGAAGCTGGAAGACAGGTGGATAATGCAAGTAGGTCTAGTAGTTCAAGCAGTTCTAGCAGCGATTCAGGGTCATCCTCAAGTG ATTCCGATAGTGATAGTTCCTCTGGTGATGGATCAGAAGCGGGCAGTTGA